One genomic window of Pocillopora verrucosa isolate sample1 chromosome 8, ASM3666991v2, whole genome shotgun sequence includes the following:
- the LOC131792569 gene encoding uncharacterized protein, which translates to MEEMKSGTVEAEQESVWTNGALEAVMKIILNATETQHNHRLFLNSLKRYKTFEEELESKSGRGVQLLMSGSVAENLFAIHWVYKDGKREANNDIDVMLIDCSMVVVEKDPKMDGEDTETNTGKSAQPESSHTCIAEDEREEVAYEASNDKFWHTEKHALLVPSNHPGYVQLSTVDEKEKRTFLTTESFKMFWSEVVNNTALYSLVSGPQLPAGGVVVSGPALNRRDRPGSRNNYPHDYVPCLRCERWTTLAGGWAVDRTRAVDWPSKELILEIISEGCHVVPVFCHDNTESNLSQTEWRLSFSNAEKKLIHSLATEQRQSYIMAKLIMKQVIQEMKDSVSGTTVEKAPSSYHLKTIFLWKCEEKPLEKWRHLLESVVDLLKTLVDHLRLGNIPQYFIPENNLIDHIKKTDLTSVADGITAAVNNHPKALHNVFLVAYSSQLDYDGRVCPILRILEGQLKIFCETGKAEAKLYLCCILNSVIDSLSAATVGTSDESQPLKDHRYLLEIYCSCHGTAKSALEVPSPPVLGAAEEETTVMLLFKYLLDLLQNTHILTTLKSDVFAFLTRVFTQNLVSLSVKEVFTECCEACLVLYQTVCDNLGISCESAISCREEFGTLTGIDYIFFKHPDMAKQNFCQFAAKRFKKFQENGDLGKVKTLSW; encoded by the coding sequence ATGGAGGAAATGAAGTCAGGAACCGTAGAAGCAGAGCAGGAATCAGTATGGACAAATGGTGCTTTGGAGGCAGTTATGAAGATTATACTGAATGCAACAGAGACTCAGCATAATCACCGATTGTTTCTCAACTCTCTTAAACGTTACAAGACATTCGAGGAAGAATTGGAGAGCAAGAGCGGCCGAGGAGTACAACTTCTGATGTCTGGTAGTGTTGCAGAGAACTTATTTGCAATCCACTGGGTCTACAAAGATGGGAAAAGGGAGGCAAATAATGATATCGATGTCATGCTTATTGATTGCTCAATGGTCGTTGTTGAAAAAGATCCTAAGATGGATGGTGAGGACACTGAAACAAACACCGGTAAATCTGCTCAACCAGAATCTTCTCATACTTGTATAGCAGAAGATGAGAGAGAAGAGGTTGCTTACGAGGCctcaaatgacaaattttggcATACAGAAAAACATGCCCTCTTGGTTCCAAGTAACCACCCTGGTTACGTTCAACTGAGTACCGtcgatgagaaagaaaaaagaacatttttgaCCACAGAGAGcttcaaaatgttttggtctGAGGTTGTTAACAACACTGCACTTTATTCTCTAGTCAGCGGTCCTCAGCTTCCTGCAGGTGGGGTCGTTGTCAGTGGACCAGCTCTGAATAGACGGGATCGCCCCGGCAGCAGAAATAATTATCCTCACGACTATGTTCCGTGTTTGCGCTGTGAGAGATGGACAACCTTGGCAGGGGGATGGGCAGTCGACAGAACACGTGCTGTTGATTGGCCCAGCAAAGAGTTGATTTTGGAGATAATTAGCGAAGGTTGTCATGTTGTTCCAGTGTTTTGTCATGATAATACAGAGAGCAATTTGAGCCAAACTGAATGGAGACTTTCGTTTTCTAATGCTGAGAAGAAGCTTATACACTCACTAGCAACTGAACAACGACAGAGCTATATCATGGCTAAGTTAATTATGAAACAGGTCATTCAAGAAATGAAGGACAGTGTTTCAGGAACAACTGTGGAAAAAGCTCCATCATCTTATCATCTAAAGACAATTTTCTTATGGAAATGTGAAGAGAAGCCTTTGGAAAAGTGGAGACATCTTCTTGAATCAGtggttgatttgttgaaaaccCTAGTTGATCATCTGAGGTTGGGGAACATTCCACAATACTTCATCCCAGAAAACAACTTGATCGACCATATCAAGAAAACTGATCTTACTTCTGTGGCTGATGGCATCACTGCAGCTGTGAATAACCATCCTAAAGCACTGCATAATGTTTTCCTTGTAGCATATAGCAGTCAGCTTGACTATGATGGGAGGGTTTGCCCAATCCTAAGAATTCTAGAGGGCCAATTGAAGATCTTCTGCGAGACTGGTAAAGCAGAAGCTAAGCTCTATCTATGCTGTATATTGAACTCTGTTATTGATTCCCTATCAGCAGCAACTGTTGGAACCTCAGATGAATCACAGCCTCTAAAAGACCATAGGTACCTGCTGGAGATTTATTGTTCATGTCATGGCACTGCAAAAAGTGCCTTGGAAGTACCATCTCCACCTGTGTTGGGTGCTGCAGAAGAGGAAACAACTGTCATGCTCCTATTCAAGTACTTGTTGGATCTATTACAGAACACACACATTCTGACCACCTTAAAGAGTGATGTATTTGCCTTTTTGACAAGAGTATTTACCCAAAATCTAGTTTCATTGTCAGTCAAGGAAGTGTTCACTGAGTGCTGTGAGGCATGCCTTGTATTGTATCAGACTGTTTGTGACAATCTTGGAATATCCTGTGAATCTGCTATTTCATGTCGTGAAGAGTTTGGCACACTTACTGGCATTGACTACATTTTCTTTAAACACCCTGATATGGCTAAACAGAATTTCTGTCAATTTGCTGCAAAACGGTTTAAGAAGTTTCAAGAAAATGGTGATTTAGGCAAAGTGAAGACATTAAGTTGGTAG
- the LOC131792573 gene encoding uncharacterized protein — translation MRQRKSENRHGNNTESNPSTKREGSKNETNGSWWGLLKYSLLLLVPGFLNHAALYREDVALRPQGELYDIGWKQKLFMACLGHGPPTVILDAPTGKSSDVWALVAPQIAKVAKVCFYDRAGLGFSQRPLVNWSDPEQAKRGKLSTSERMVEDFQRLFTESSDQPKPFILVGAELGAVNARFYTQMFENNVASLILINPLVEGMFGDDWTRLWFEQYVLSQQVLQFSAATGITRLALILGLMKVPLQHKLLPANVTMRQKYLLCKPGHLSSGVDEFFFANESLAQMRMLRKIKPFPQSVDVSIISSAVYDDKLEGNLQKVWSRAQDQISNVLHPGSEKIPLSGNVQSALLQHSEVIVKVITKHVSKWRQKQQKPKSS, via the exons ATGAGGCAAAGAAAATCTGAGAACAGACATGGGAATAATACAGAG TCAAATCCTTCAACTAAAAGAGAGGGATCTAAGAATGAGACAAATGGTAGCTGGTGGGGTTTGCTAAAGTATTCCTTACTGCTGTTAGTTCCTGGTTTTCTCAATCATGCAGCACTTTATCGTGAGGATGTAGCACTTAGACCACAAGGGGAATTGTACGACATTGgctggaaacaaaaattgtttatgGCTTGTTTAGGGCATGGTCCACCCACAGTTATTCTGGATGCACCAACAGGCAAATCTTCAGATGTGTGGGCTTTGGTTGCTCCTCAAATCGCTAAGGTGgctaaagtttgtttttatgaCAGAGCAGGGCTTGGCTTTAGTCAAAGACCTTTGGTGAATTGGTCTGATCCAGAACAGGCCAAACGAGGCAAGCTTTCAACAAGTGAGAGAATGGTGGAAGATTTTCAAAGACTCTTCACTGAGAGTTCTGATCAGCCAAAACCCTTTATACTAGTTGGAGCTGAGTTGGGGGCAGTAAATGCAAGATTTTATACTCAGATGTTTGAGAACAATGTTGCAAGCCTAATATTGATAAATCCACTAGTGGAGGGAATGTTTGGGGATGATTGGACAAGGTTGTGGTTTGAACAATATGTGTTGTCTCAACAAGTTTTACAGTTTTCTGCAGCGACGGGAATCACAAGATTAGCTCTCATCCTTGGTTTGATGAAGGTTCCGTTGCAACATAAACTATTGCCAGCAAATGTTACAATGCGTCAAAAGTATCTTTTATGTAAACCAGGCCATCTAAGTTCAGGAGTTGATgagtttttctttgcaaatgaAAGCTTAGCTCAGATGAGAATGTTGAGGAAAATTAAACCATTTCCACAGTCAGTGGATGTGTCTATCATCAGCAGTGCTGTGTATGATGACAAATTGGAAGGGAACTTACAAAAG GTATGGTCTAGAGCACAGGATCAGATATCAAATGTCTTACATCCAGGAAGTGAAAAGATTCCTCTTTCAGGAAACGTTCAATCAGCACTTTTACAACATTCTGAAGTTATCGTGAAAGTTATTACAAAACATGTTAGTAAATGGaggcaaaaacaacaaaaaccaaagaGCTCCTGA